The Gammaproteobacteria bacterium genome has a window encoding:
- a CDS encoding hydroxypyruvate isomerase, whose product MPRFSANLSLLFTELPLLERFRAARECGFQGVEIQFPYDTPAANIKAQIDLTGLELVLFNVPAGDLMNGGEGLAAVSSKRHDFIDAVNKSAEYADILRPKFINVLPGCCSETYRLA is encoded by the coding sequence ATGCCACGTTTTTCTGCCAATCTAAGCTTATTGTTTACCGAACTACCCTTGCTGGAACGTTTCAGAGCTGCGAGAGAATGCGGATTTCAGGGCGTTGAAATCCAGTTTCCGTATGATACTCCGGCAGCAAACATCAAGGCTCAAATCGATCTTACTGGGCTTGAACTTGTACTGTTCAACGTACCAGCAGGCGACCTGATGAACGGTGGAGAAGGGCTCGCCGCTGTTTCGTCGAAACGCCACGATTTCATTGATGCCGTTAACAAATCTGCCGAATATGCAGATATCCTCCGCCCAAAATTCATCAACGTTCTTCCTGGATGCTGCTCTGAGACCTACCGTCTCGCCC